In Cygnus atratus isolate AKBS03 ecotype Queensland, Australia chromosome 14, CAtr_DNAZoo_HiC_assembly, whole genome shotgun sequence, the DNA window GCAGTGCAGTGCTTTCTAGAAATGCcttaattttggttttaatacctgtttcttactcttttttttctaacagttCAGTTTCAGAGCCCCCATCAAAGAATCCCTTTATTCCATCAAGTAATATTCTAAAGTAGAGCTataaatataatgtaatatCTGCCTGTACAATGAACAGCTGGCGCGTATGTGCAAATTGATTTAAGCAAATAATAACTGTAGCACGTCTCTCCAAGAACAATCTTTTCTGGACAAAAATAATGGTGTAGTAAGGACAGGtgatatttcaaaaaatgtcaCTTCTTAGAACAAAGACAAGGCAATTCCTTGTAGTGTTCAAGCATGCAACATAAGAAATAGGTAGTTATGTCACTGATGTAGCATAACTATAACAATCTCTTTTAAGAGGTGATCTACTACTCCCTAGTCAGCACCGACTGATGTGTGGATCGATGTTATTTATGTTGTGATATACCTGAGTTatgctgctttgattttttaaaaactctttttttaatgGTAGTCTTTTAGTTCATCTTCATCTCTGTTAGTAGATGACCCAAATGCTAGCTCTTGCAACTTTTATGTCTGACCTCTGTACGTGTGGTACTCACAGATGTTTCCAATGTGCAGCTGGTGTAACAGAAATCGTTATTGTGACTGTATAGAAAGCACTTGTCTTCAAGGTCCAGAGGTATGAAGATAGGGCTTGAAATTCACGTTGCATATAGTATATTCAATAAATACTCAACTTCATTATTAGATTAATTAGGTGCTCTGTCATGTCTTGTCTTGAATAGGTTTGTTTTGGTCACGTATTCATTCTGCTTCTTCTAGTAAGAAAATAGGCcattgtctgttttctctgtcaTGCTTACTACCTCCTTCTTTCCGTCTCTGTACACCATTCTgtgtcattttctcttttctctaagtctttctgcctctgttctctttttaattttcatttaattcttccAAGTTCCACGGCTGGAGAAATTTACCAAGGAGGAATCAACAGTCATGTAAAAACTGAACGTTTAGGGGTGTAACCCGCTATTGGATGGGGCCAAAGCAAAGATGCAGTCAGCTGTTGGAAGTAATATTCAGTCTCTGGGCATGCCCAATTCGTCTTGTTTCAAATGAACTATGTCTTTGCTAGTCAAGTCTTTACATATTGATGTACAACTTACACAAATTGTCTTCCTTTACTCTTACATAACTGGTACCAGACAGTAGTTGTGAATATTTGGTAATCTTACAGGTCTTACTTCTTTTTTAGGTAGACAGGGTCAGCAGATTCTAGCTCATTCATTAAAATAGTACCTTTTGTGAGACAGGCCATAGCCTCAAAGATTTGGTATGGATTGGTTTTGTCTTACTAAAGCAGGTTTGTGTCTTATACAAAAATTCCACTTCAGCTGTCCTGTTCCTCAGCTTTTTCACTTGTATATTACAGAAGTCATTGAAGGAAAAGGTCTATATTAGAGATTCTTGATGGAACAGATAGTCTGAGGTACATTAATGATCTTAAATGACTTCATTGTATCCGTCATGTGTGGAGCTTTCCATCAGGCTCCTTTATGTGTTTTGAGTGCTGATCATGCTGACTTTGCTTGTGAGGCACTAGAAGGAAAATCTAGAAGAGATGAAGTACTTGAATGGGATGCTTCTGAAGAACCTCTTTGCAGTCTTCTGTCTATTTCTTCTTAGATCATTGCTAATAATGCTTCATGTCCTAACATCAAGTCGGTATAATTGTCCTCTAGAAGAAAGGCTTGTGTGTTGGCCTATGGATGTGTCTTGTAAGCAACTAGGAAATACAGTTCcttagagaaaaagaagtgtaaGTGATATACTTCTGTATGGAGTTTGCCCTTTAAATATCACAGTCCTATCTAGTTCTACTTTCCTGGTGTTCATCTGGGATTGAAATTTTCACAGCAGAGTTCTCTCCCTCTAGGAGTTCTTGTTCTCAGTTCGTACAGTAAGCTAACAGTTTTCCCAACTCCTGTAATCTTTATCAGGTGGCGAAAGATGTGATCGAGATCTTTTTGCTGTAAAAGAAGCTGAAGTTCTTGATGCAagtaacactgaaaatgttGCTAATTTAATTATCAGCTGATTAggtgtgtttgatttttttgttgctttaaatCCCACTTGGAGCTCAATAACCTATTCGTAATCCTTAGTGGAAGGAAAAGTGTTTGTGGCAAAGCAACTTGTTCATGCTTGGTGGACTTTGGGACTTTAGGGAACTTAAAACTTAGTTAGTTATGAAGGAGTCCTTGATGAATTAATGCTTACTGTAGGCTGGAGAAATGCCTGTATCTGCTGCTAAATGTTTGTAACTCTTTGTAGCCCTCAGTGGCAGTAGACTGCATTTACTTGTAGCAGTCCTGTCAGGAGGGACGTCTGGAGGGGGCCCACCCCTGAGAAATGAACTTTTGTGGGGCGAGAGGATATTTTGTGGCGAAGAGCACTCATGGGCAACTGCATAAGGACAGAACAGTGCTCCGGTGGCTAGCCTGGCTCTTGCCTCTGGCTCTAGAGTTCAAAGGTAGCAGAGGAACAGGGTCTAGGGGTAGTGGAACAATAGCACTGGTGCTGATACTTGTTAGCTGAAAATTGTCATGGGTACAACTGCTGCTCTTTTTATGATTAAGAAAATGGTTGAGTTGCCCTTTGATTAGGTACAATGGAGCGCGAGCTGGATGGGTAACTTAATCTTGGAGGGATTGCTCGCTTCAATAACAATTTTAAGTGTAAAAAGTAGCTTATCAGATATGCAGAAGGGCAGATAAGTGAAGGCTCTTGCTGGTGACAGTGTAAAGAATCTTCTAACACTAGATGACACATTTCTTCaaaacttgttttgaaaaagagagCAAGTAGGCATTTGTATAACCTGCGTGTTTATTGCAGGAAACTAGAGCAGtattcagcatttattttcagttgagaGGCAACCATAGATTGCAAATAAATTTCAGTTCAATCAGTTAAGATGGTGCTGCAGTTAAAGAGCCGAAGAGCACTGTGAACTAGCGTTTACCTGAGGACAAATCCTGGATGATGGCTTAATTCACATGTCTTGTGGGATATGAGGTGGGATAAACGCGAATGGTGTTTGTTTGGTGATTTGGAATGGATGATTTAATGCTTAAATTGCAGCCTCATCTGTTGTGTTCATACTGCATCAAGCTAGACCATTAAAATATAACCTCGTGTAAGCCAAACACTTCTGTGTGTATTGGAGCTGGAGTCAGGCAGAGCTTGGGTGCTGAACAGCCTCATGAGAGCTCTGTTAAGGTTGATACTTCAGATGGCAGATTCTAGTGTAAGATACAAGAAATGTGGAACAGGCTTTTTTAATCCCTTTCTCCCCATTCTAGGGTTTGAAAGACACATTGAAATATGAATGTATTTATCAGTTGGCTTTTCTCTCTGGAGAAGGCAAATATAATGCTTTGCAAGCTgatgaaatgtttcctttagCGTAACCTTTTGCAGAAGGTACTGGTTACCTGTTGAACAGGCCACGTCTGTTAGTACAGGAAAGTTGAACTAATGCCTAAGACTTGCTGGGATTTTTCTATTGTCTTAATCAGTGAGAAGTCCTATATGCCTGTCAAATAGGGCAGCAGAGATCATAGAATACCTAGAGCTGTCTGCAGAAAGGTAGgcaatatcttaaaatattgtttgtgtGCAGAACAGAGGGAAAGGATTTATACAGTACTGAAATTATGAGGGTAGCTTTGCTGAAAGAAACTCAATCTACTGGGCTAGCAAGCTTTAGGCTGTCATGCATCAGATGGTCAAGTACTAATCTTCTGTGGGTATTTATTGTACATAAAGAATGATAGCATTCTCTTAAATGCCAATACTTACGCATTGTGTGTTCAGCTTAAATCTGGAATAAGTTCAGCCTTTTGTGCTATGCCACAAATTGAAGAACTCTGTAAAAGTTACTGAAGATGCCTTCCTCACATAAGTTGACCTAGTATGGAAATTAATCTTGTATAGATTTAGAGTTATGGGATGACTTACTGAGTGTTTGCATGCTTGTGTTTTCTAGAAGTATAAGgttaaactttttaatttaaccTTCTaggttttttaatttaatcttctAGGTAATACTTTTTATTAACAACAatccctgaaaataaaacaagcataTAAGTGAAGTTGCATATTTCATGTTCTCTGCCGACTTGGTTTTGGTATTCTGCCTTTTCAAAATTTACCATCAGGCTTGGTGTAATGCTTCAGTTTTGCCCAGAATCCATGTATTTCAAGTGGTGGTTATGTAACATGGGCAggctttcaaatgctttttagtAAATGCAGCAAAAGATCTCTCAAAACCTTTAACGTTCTTTTGTTCTCTTCAAGGTTTGGACCCCACGGAATCCCTGTGACCATATTTCCTAAAAGGGAATACAAGGATAAACCTGAAGCCATGCAGCTCCAAAGTAAACCATTCCAAGATGAGGCACAGGTGAAGTGTGAATCTAATGCTGCAGTCCCTGATGACTCTTCTCTCATGCAGCCATCAGAACCAAGCTTAGCTAAAAGCCTATGGACTTCTAAACCACCTCCTCTCTTTCATGAGGGAGCGCCATATCCTCCTCCTTTGTTTATCAGGGACACGTATAACCAGTCAATACCTCAGCCTCCGCCCCGGAAAATTAAGCGGCCCAAGCGTAAAATGTACAGGGAGGAACCCACTTCTATCATGAATGCTATCAAACTACGACCCCGGCAGGTCTTATGTGACAAGTGCAAAAACAGTgttgttgcagaaaaaaaggaaataaaaaaaggtgGCAATGCAAGTGACTCTTCAAAATATGAGGATAATAAAAAACGCAGAAACGAGAGTGTGACTACTGTGAATAAAAAACTTAAGACTGACCACAAGGTGGATGgaaaaagccaaaatgaaagCCAGAAAAGGAATGCTGTGGTCAAGGTTTCAAATATTGcccacagcagaagcagagtAGTTAAAGTTTCTGCACAAGCAAATACTTCAAAAGCGcagttaaatacaaaaaaagttCTCCAGAGCAAAAACATGGATCATGCAAAAGCTCGGGAAGTCTTGAAAATGGCCAAAGAAAAGGCACAAAAGAAGCAGAGTGCAACCTCCTCTTCCAAAAATGCACACTCAAAGGTCCATTTCACACGGCGTCTTCAGAACACCAGCTCAGGTTCCCTCCCACCTCGATTGCGTTTAAAGCCACAAAGATATCGGAATGAAGAAAATGACTCTTCTCTCAAGACAGGACTTGAGAAAATACGGAGTGGCAAGATGGCAACTAAGCCCCAGTCTCGCTGCTCCTCCACCCGCTCAGCAGGTGAGGCCCCTTCAGAAAATCAGAGCCCCTCAAAAGGCCCTGAAGAGGCCAGCAGTGAGGTTCAGGACACAAGTGAAGTGCATGTAACTGTTGATCAGGATGAACACCAGACATTGGGCAAGAGAGGCAGCAAAAGCAATATAACGGTTTACATGACCCTTAATCAAAAGAAATCTGACTCTTCCAGTGCATCAGTTTGTAGTAGTGATAGCACAGATGATTTGAAATCTACCAACTCTGAGTGTAGCTCTACTGAAAGCTTTGATTTTCCTCCAGGCAGCATGCAtgcaccttcctcctcctcctcctcttcaaaggaagagaaaaagctcAGTAATTCCTTGAAaatgaaagtcttttccaaaaaAGTGTCTAAGTGTGTTACACCAGATGGCAGGACCATATGTGTAGGGGACATTGTTTGGGCCAAGATTTATGGCTTCCCTTGGTGGCCAGCTCGTATTCTGACCATAACTGTGAGCCGGAAAGATAATGGCCTTTTAGTTCGACAGGAGGCTTGTATATCATGGTTTGGGTCCCCAACAACATCTATTCTTGCTCTTTCACAACTATCCCCCTTTTTAGAAAACTTCCAGTCGCGCTTTAATAAGAAGAGAAAGGGTCTTTACCGCAAGGCCGTCACAGAGGCAGCTAAGGCTGCTAAGCAGCTGACTCCCGAAGTTCGGGCCCTGCTGACACAGTTTGAAACGTGAACATGGAGAGTAAGGTAGGCAAGAAATCCGGAGGCTCCACAAAATTCATAGCCTAGTTAGAGAACTACCATGAAGGACTTGCCAAGTCAGAAGTTGCACTCGGTTGAATGCTCTTTTTATACTAAAGTTGTTCCATTTGTAGCAGTTTCTTGAAAGTTAAACAAATTGAACATGCAATCAAAATTAGCCGAAAGTgagaatttcagtatttttcaagtgagattttttttttaaagaaaaactcctCAAACACCCAATGCGTAGGAGCCATAGCCTCAGCTGAAAGGCAGCTTATTTGCAGGGAATTTTTAGTAGTTTCTACCCAGTATGTACCTAGTTGCTGTGTGGCAAAGGGTTAACACAAGGGATGAAAGTAGTAGctgtgatattttatttttttctttaggtggCCCATCAGGGAAGTGTAGAAACGTAAGCCTTGTCTAAATGGTCtttaaacattatttcaaataCTCTCCAATGTGTTTAGTCTGGCCAGTGCAAATTGGTTCGATGCATACGTAAACATTTCAGAGGCATGTGCCAATCCACACAGGCCAGTTTAAATGCTATTAGGAGACTTGCTGaaatttttaaggaagaaaaattcacGTAACTAAAGACCAGATTAAATGGGGTTTAATCTTAGTGACCACTTCTTAAACACTCAGCCTTTCTATGCACATGGGGGCACAAATATTGACACTTCAGGGTCTCAGAAGCTGAGAGGGATGCCTGTAGCTCTAAGACAAAGCTGAGAAGTTGCTCAGTATTTGGGATCAAGGGCTGTTAATGCTGCATAGGTGTGAATCATAACTTCTGgtctttcttcctgaagaagTCTTTCAGGCCATTTGCCTGGAGTTTTAGATTAAGAGAGGCTTTGTTTTGAATGTGTAAATAATTGATTGCTGAAATTGGTCAGATTTTCTCCTGACTGGTTGTTCCTACATTCTTAGGATACGTCCTAGTTAATTACACTTTGTGAATTGTCAGATGTGTAATTGTTGCATTTTGGATGTatctaacttcatttttttttttaatatttccgTTTAAGGTATCTGTTTGCAGgtcagaaaatgagaatatgTAATTGTGTAATgctctgaaatgtaaaaaaaaaaaaaaacaaactgtaaataaaattgactaaatctgaattatttgtgtgtgtttctcaaaaagctttgaaaaaatctAGGATGTTAGAGTACTTTATATGTATGCCGTATTTAGAGGacaccttttttaaaaagtaaattgtcctttttcactcatttttaaagataactgCTTGATGTAAAGTACTATTGGTgtacttcagttttaattttgagatTAAGCAATTATCTCTccctttttgtttcagaattagCTCTGTAGAGGGCTTTCTGTAAagtttatcattttttcccccataattAGATTGTTCCATATATTCAAATAAAGACTGTCACTTGTACAGTggggaaatgttttcagttttctccatCTACCAAAAACTAAGCAGACCCACTCTCCACTgttacttcagcttttcttgcaTGTCTGTTGCTCAATGCGGAGCATTTTCATGCAATCAATTGTATGTTTTTTGCTCTAGTTTTGGTCCTTATCTGACCATAAGAATTGCTCTCTCTTCTTTAACCCACTCCTGTTTGAGCCTTGCAATGTCTCGTGAAGAATCTGTCAACGTTCATCCCAAAGCaattttcatcctgttttttcCATAATTGCCCAAGCAGGCAATCATGACAGATGTAAAAACTTAAGCTTAGACTGAAAATTGACTGAAAATTGAGATTTTAAACAGACATGAAAATGGGGTAAGGATTTAATCATCAAAcccttaaaaatcttttaaacttGAGATAAATTTCATGTATCCATGATACTGTCTGGTCTTTCCAAAGCATTTGGTTTCTTTTAACctcttaaaattattctgttgtGCCCACAGAACTACTTGAAGTCCAAAGTGTTGAATACATGGCCGTTCAAATTTCCTCCGAAGCTCCTGGTGAACTCTATTAGGAGCTAGTTCAGCTTCCAAATATATCAGCTTTTCCTTGGCATTCtaacagttacaaaaaaaaaaaaaatcaaccaactGGTCAATGCTTTTTGAATGTGATAAACACACAATAAATTTCATAATGcggaaaaaaaatcctgtttcacTTATATGTGTTCTTTCCTGCAAACAGAAACAGTTActcaaatatttaagtaaataaGTCGTACTTTGTTACTAAAGCAGACTGCTTTTTGAAGCCAAGAACCCATACAGCATGGTTTAGATGTCTGTGCTGGTTTCTTGAGGTTTAGAATCTCAAGCAAACTGGTTATAAGTTAGAGTTGTTCTGAGTTAAGTAGTGGTAAAATCAATATTTactctgtattatttttaaatacttggaagctttgtattcttttatttaaagttagCATTAAAGTTAGCATAGTACTAGAGCATATGTAGTTGAAGTTTGATCAGGTGTTCACTGCTAAGATTGAAGAGCATGAAGTTTGAGGGGGTTTCTTTTGATTGCTTTATGTTCAAATGAACTTTATGAAAGGCATTTAATGAGTTTAAGTTTTGTAGGCGGTCAGTCTTTTTAAGAAGTCTTTCCTAAGTTTTATAGTGTATACTAAATGTGCAGTACATCGCCTCAGACTTAACAGGTTTCAAAACCAccagagtatttttttcttcacaacacCATGCTACCTTACGTTGAAAATATCCTATTCATGGGTCCATGATCTTTCTCTTCGCTCTGAAGTAGCCAAACTCTAGACATAATAGTTGATAATGGAGAAAATGTTGGGCTCTGACAATAAGTCACCTTGATTATAGCAGCATGTATGCTGCGTATAGATTAGCTTTGAAGATTTACACAGCACTAGGCTTTGTCTTAGCTTTAAACTgcaaaaagctgctttcttaCATGTCTACCTGATTCCAGCAATGCCCGCAATCTGAGTGTGGATTGCTGTTCTTTCTACCATCTCTGAATTAGCTTAACAGTTTAAATGACTTATCAAATAACTAATGACAGGAGCATGCCTGTATGGTGCCAGCATAGTGCATCTGTGTAATTAAGCCGTGCAACTGTTGCAAGCAGGCTGTACATTACGAACACAAACGGCAGTATAAAGGCTGACTGTTAGTTTTATATCAGCTTAATATAATGAATTGCAGATGATGCCTTTTAGAATTAAGGAAAATCCTCAGCACGGTTGTTGTATATGCATGGTATTtcaatttggagaaaaattgtGATAGGTAGTAACAACTCTTTAACACAAGCCTACTattcctttgaaaatctttagtttcagataaaatgtttt includes these proteins:
- the PWWP2A gene encoding PWWP domain-containing protein 2A isoform X3; protein product: MAATAAEAAATAAVPGDGGAGDAEPELEPIPGSEAGADPLPAVTEAVESAAPDGEEADGGGKVAPGEAEAPQPARSPAGRREADAQRPEKPPPPPPAAPEAVLAAAASARAELRGAPGPEPEPCRPPAGQPELPEEEPQPCPPATGGSAKPEPGEEPSRPEEEEPDAAAAAAAGPESPVAGAPGGGEAEAPLLPGSEVRVTLDHIIEDALVVSFRLGEKLFSGVLMDLSKRFGPHGIPVTIFPKREYKDKPEAMQLQSKPFQDEAQVKCESNAAVPDDSSLMQPSEPSLAKSLWTSKPPPLFHEGAPYPPPLFIRDTYNQSIPQPPPRKIKRPKRKMYREEPTSIMNAIKLRPRQVLCDKCKNSVVAEKKEIKKGGNASDSSKYEDNKKRRNESVTTVNKKLKTDHKVDGKSQNESQKRNAVVKVSNIAHSRSRVVKVSAQANTSKAQLNTKKVLQSKNMDHAKAREVLKMAKEKAQKKQSATSSSKNAHSKVHFTRRLQNTSSGSLPPRLRLKPQRYRNEENDSSLKTGLEKIRSGKMATKPQSRCSSTRSAAQRH
- the PWWP2A gene encoding PWWP domain-containing protein 2A isoform X2; protein product: MAATAAEAAATAAVPGDGGAGDAEPELEPIPGSEAGADPLPAVTEAVESAAPDGEEADGGGKVAPGEAEAPQPARSPAGRREADAQRPEKPPPPPPAAPEAVLAAAASARAELRGAPGPEPEPCRPPAGQPELPEEEPQPCPPATGGSAKPEPGEEPSRPEEEEPDAAAAAAAGPESPVAGAPGGGEAEAPLLPGSEVRVTLDHIIEDALVVSFRLGEKLFSGVLMDLSKRFGPHGIPVTIFPKREYKDKPEAMQLQSKPFQDEAQVKCESNAAVPDDSSLMQPSEPSLAKSLWTSKPPPLFHEGAPYPPPLFIRDTYNQSIPQPPPRKIKRPKRKMYREEPTSIMNAIKLRPRQVLCDKCKNSVVAEKKEIKKGGNASDSSKYEDNKKRRNESVTTVNKKLKTDHKVDGKSQNESQKRNAVVKVSNIAHSRSRVVKVSAQANTSKAQLNTKKVLQSKNMDHAKAREVLKMAKEKAQKKQSATSSSKNAHSKVHFTRRLQNTSSGSLPPRLRLKPQRYRNEENDSSLKTGLEKIRSGKMATKPQSRCSSTRSAVGGLMQKLLLGLFLLPYHFV
- the PWWP2A gene encoding PWWP domain-containing protein 2A isoform X1, whose protein sequence is MAATAAEAAATAAVPGDGGAGDAEPELEPIPGSEAGADPLPAVTEAVESAAPDGEEADGGGKVAPGEAEAPQPARSPAGRREADAQRPEKPPPPPPAAPEAVLAAAASARAELRGAPGPEPEPCRPPAGQPELPEEEPQPCPPATGGSAKPEPGEEPSRPEEEEPDAAAAAAAGPESPVAGAPGGGEAEAPLLPGSEVRVTLDHIIEDALVVSFRLGEKLFSGVLMDLSKRFGPHGIPVTIFPKREYKDKPEAMQLQSKPFQDEAQVKCESNAAVPDDSSLMQPSEPSLAKSLWTSKPPPLFHEGAPYPPPLFIRDTYNQSIPQPPPRKIKRPKRKMYREEPTSIMNAIKLRPRQVLCDKCKNSVVAEKKEIKKGGNASDSSKYEDNKKRRNESVTTVNKKLKTDHKVDGKSQNESQKRNAVVKVSNIAHSRSRVVKVSAQANTSKAQLNTKKVLQSKNMDHAKAREVLKMAKEKAQKKQSATSSSKNAHSKVHFTRRLQNTSSGSLPPRLRLKPQRYRNEENDSSLKTGLEKIRSGKMATKPQSRCSSTRSAGEAPSENQSPSKGPEEASSEVQDTSEVHVTVDQDEHQTLGKRGSKSNITVYMTLNQKKSDSSSASVCSSDSTDDLKSTNSECSSTESFDFPPGSMHAPSSSSSSSKEEKKLSNSLKMKVFSKKVSKCVTPDGRTICVGDIVWAKIYGFPWWPARILTITVSRKDNGLLVRQEACISWFGSPTTSILALSQLSPFLENFQSRFNKKRKGLYRKAVTEAAKAAKQLTPEVRALLTQFET